CGTGATGAGGCCGAGCAGGAACGGCGGGTGCAGAATCGAGAGACGCGCCACCAGTTCCGGACGCAGGCCTTCTGTGAGCACCATCACGATCGAGAAGATCATCGTCGCCGCGCCGACCACCGCCGTGCCGATGAGCACCGGCTTGGCCGTGGCCTTGAACGTGTTGCCCGCGCCGTCGTTCTCCTCGAGGAACTGCTTGGCCCGCTCGAAGCTGGGCACGAACCCGAAGTCCTTCCGGATCTCGTCGGAGATGCCGGGCATGGCCTCGATGGTCGAGAGCTCGAAGACCGACTGCGCGTTGTCGGTGACGGGACCGTACGAGTCGACCGCGATCGTCACGGGCCCCATGCCGAGGAAGCCGAACGCGATCAGGCCGAACGCGAACACCGCGGGCGCCACCATCAGCGTGGCCAGCCCCATCTCGCTGACGTAGTAGCCGACGCCCATCAGGACGACGACCGTCAGGCCGAGCCAGTACGCCGAGAAATTACCCGCGACCAGCCCCGAGAGGATGTTGAGCGACGCGCCGCCCTCCTCGGAACTGCTCACCACTTCCCGCACGTGCCCCGAGTCCACCGACGTGAACACCTTCACCAGTTCCGGGATGATCGCACCCGCGAGCGTGCCGCACGTGATGATGCTCGCGAGCTTCCACCAGAGGCTCGCGTCGCCGCCGATCGTCGGGATGAGCAGCCACGACGTGATGTAGGTGAGCACCACCGACACGCCCGACGTGATCATCACGAGGCTCGTGAGCGGGTGCTCGAAGTTCATCGTGGCGGCCGAGCCGTAACGCGCCTTCGCCATGCCCTCGTTGATGAAGTACGAGAGACCGCTCGCGACCACCATGATGATGCGCATCATGAAGATCCACACGAGCAACTGCACCTGCACGATGGGCTCGCGCACCGCGAGCATGATGAACGTGATGAGCGCCACCCCCGTCACGCCGTAGGTCTCGAATCCGTCGGCGCTCGGTCCCACCGAATCGCCCGCGTTGTCGCCCACGCAGTCGGCGATCACGCCCGGGTTGCGCGCATCGTCTTCCTTGATCTTGAAGACGATCTTCATCAGGTCCGACCCGATGTCGGCGATCTTGGTGAAGATGCCGCCCGCGATGCGCAGCGCCGCGGCGCCGAGCGACTCGCCGATCGCGAATCCGATGAAGCAGGGCCCTGCGTAGTCGGCCGGCACGAACAACAGGATGACCAGCATCAGCAGCAGTTCGACGGAGATGAGCGCCATGCCGATGCTCATGCCCGCCTTGAGCGGAATCGCGTAGCAGGGATACGGCTTGCCCTCGAGCGCGGCGAACGCCGTGCGCGAGTTCGCGAACGTGTTCACGCGGATGCCGAACCACGCCACACCATAGGACCCGGCCATGCCGATGAGCGAGAACAGCAGGATGACGGCCACCTTGACGGGCGGGAAGCCGTAGACGTCTGCGCCGGTGGTGGGGTCGACCGTGTGCGCGAGACGGCCGAAGTACAGGAGGACGATGCTGCCGATGAAGAGCCAGAGGATGAGAAGGAACCGCCCCTGTTGTTGCAGGTACGTCTGGCAGGTCTCGTAAATCAGCTCCGACACGTCGCGCATCGAGCGATGGACCGGCATCGACTTGAGCTGCTGGTAGATGGCGAGGCCGAACAGCAGGCCGAGGCCGCTCACGAGGAGCCCGACGAGCAGCAGCGTGTGGCCGCCGACGCCGAGGAACTGCGCGGAATCGAGGTTCGGGAGGATCAGGTTGGCCTCCCCGCCGGGGCGATGGCCCTGGGCGAAGGCCGGCACGGCGGCCAGCAGGCCGGCGGCAAGGGTCAGGGCACTGGTGGCCAGTCTGCGAACTACAGGCATCGGATTACGTCTCGCGATGGGAGTGATTCTGTTCAAGGGGCGGTGGTCCCCGGCGCGCCGGGGGCTCGTGGAGCAGACCTCCGCCATAAGCCGGCCGGGATTGTGTCATAAGCCCCGCGTGGGAGCCTAGGCCTTTGGTGCCCCTATAATGCAGAGGTCCTTCACGACGGAGCGTTGCGGATGGTCTGGTGGTATTGGGTGGTCCTCGGCCTGCTGCTCGCGGGGCTGGAGTTGGCAACCCCGGGCGGGTTCTTCCTCATCTTCTTCGGCATCGGCGCGCTGCTGGTGGGAGGACTTGCGTCTGTGGGCCTCGACGGACCGGCGTGGGTCCAGTGGCTCATGTTCAGCGTGCTCTCCGTGTCGGCACTTCTGTTCTTCCGTGACCCGCTCTTGCGTTTGATGCAGTCACGGACCGCCGGATCCGGCGACATCGACTCCCTGCGCGGCGAAGTCGCTGTGGCCATGGACGGCATCCCCGCCGGTGGACTGGGGCGCGCACAACTGCGCGGCACGGTCTGGACCGCGCGTAACCTGGAACCCGAACCGATCACGCCGGGCGAGCGATGCCTGGTGGCCGCGGTGGACGGTCTGACCATCTCGATTCGCCGCGAAGGAGCGCTCTGACCCGTGGAAGGCCTGATTGTCCTCATCATTTTCGCGATTCTCGTCCTGATCATCGTCGCCAAGACGGCGATCGTCGTCCCGCAGCAGAGCGCCTACGTCGTCGAGCGGCTGGGGCGGTATGCCGGAACGCTGGACGCCGGCTTCCACATCCTGGTGCCCTTCATCGACGTGGTGCGCTACAAGCACTCGCTGAAGGAGACGGCGATGGACATCCCGGCGCAGGTGTGCATCACGCGCGACAACGTCCAGGTGGGCGTCGACGGCGTGCTGTACCTGAAGGTGCTCAACCCCGAGCGCGCCTCGTACGGCATCTCCGACTACCACTTCGCGATCTCGCAGCTCGCGCAGACCACGCTCCGTAGCGAGGTCGGCAAGATCGATCTCGACAGGACGTTCGAGGAGCGCACCAACATCAACACGCAGGTGGTGAGCGAGGTGGACAAGGCCACCGACCCCTGGGGCGTGAAGGTGCTGCGCTACGAGATCAAGAACATCACGCCGCCCTCCGACGTGCTCGCCGCGATGGAGAAGCAGATGCGCGCCGAACGCGAGAAGCGCGCGGTGATTCTCACGTCCGAAGGCCAGCGCGACGCCGCCATCAACACGGCCGAAGGCGCCAAGCAGGAAGTGATCAAGGCGTCGGAAGCCCGCCGGCAGCAGCAGATGAACGAGGCCGAAGGCGAGGCCGCCGCGATCATGGCCGTGGCGCGCGCCACGGCCGAAGGCATCCGCGAAGTGGCCGCCGCGATTCAGACACCCGGCGGGCAGGAGGCCGTACAGCTCCGCGTCGCCGAGCAGTACATCACCGAGTTCGGCAAGCTCGCCAAGACGAACAACACGATGATCATCCCCTCGACCACCAGCGACATCGCCGGCATGATCGCCACGGCCATGCAGGTGTCACGGAAGACGGCGTAGGTTTACGGCTTACGGAAGAGGGAAAGGGGGGCTGCGGCCCCCTTTTTTCGTGCACTATCGCTGTTTCACGTCGGCGATGAGGACGCGGTTGCGGCCGGCCTTCTTGGCGGCGTACAGCGCCTGATCCGCGGCCTCGATCCACGTGTGTCTGTCGAAGCCGTCGACGTAGGGTGCGATGCCGGCACTGAAGGTCACGCGGAAATGCTGGTGGGGGCCCGCGCTGTGGTCGAGCGTGGCGAACTCGTTCAGCAACCGCGTGATCAACCGCTGCGCATCGTCGATCGGCAGCTGGTCGAGAAGGACGCCGAACTCCTCGCCACCGTAGCGGCCGATGATGTCGGTGCGCCGCAGGTGCTGGCGCAGGGAGCCGGCAAGCGTCGCCAGCACGCGGTCGCCGGCCTGGTGCCCGTACGTGTCGTTGACCTGCTTGAAGTGATCGACGTCGAACAACACGAGCGTGGCAGGGGCCGGCATCGCGCGCGCACGACGGTCGATGGCCTGCTGCACCTGCTCCATGAACGAGGCGTGCGTCAGCAGCCGCGTGAGACCGTCCCTGTGCAGCAGGCTCTTGAGGAACCGCGCGCGTTCCAGACGCGCGCCCACAGCCGACGCGAGGAGCGCCGGGTGGACGGGCTTGGTGAGATGCTCGTCGCCCCCGGCCTTGGTCGCGCGGATGCGTGACTCCATCTCCGCCTCGGACGTGAGAAAGAGGATCGGCAGCGCCGCGTGCTGCTCCTGCTGCCGCACGAGGCGCGCCAGGTCGTAGCCCGAAACCTCGGGCAGGTTCACGTCCATCAGCAGCAGTTCGGGCTGCGCTGTCGCCATGTGCTCGGCAAACGAGCGGGGCGTACTGCACACGTCCACGTGATATCCGGCCGATTCGAGCACCCTGCGCGCAAACACCGCATGGTCCTCGTCGTCTTCGACCACGAGGATGCGCGGCACGTCGGCCTGCTGGCGCTCGAGCATCTGCAGCAGCTTGCGGTGCGCGGCTTCGATCTCGGCCGGCTTGGTGTAGCAGGCGTCGGCACCGGCATGGATGGCTTCGGCGAGGTCCAGGAAGTCGCCGGCGGCGCTCAGCATGAGGACCACCACGTGCTCACCGTCGGTCTGCAGCCTGGCGTGCTCGACGACACCGTAGCCGGGCTCGTCGGGGAGACGAACGTCGACGATCAGGCCATCGGGCAGGCGGGCGTCGATCTGCGCCCGGGCCTCGGCGGACGTGCCCGCCTCACGCACGCCGATGCCTTCGTGCTGCAGGACCGACGCGAGCAGGCGGCGTGTCTCGACGTTCTCGTCGACGAGCAGGACGTCGAAGCCCGTGCGGGGCGTCTCGGCGATGACGACGGGCGCAGCGACGACCGCAGCGGTCGGCTCTGCGACGACTGGCGTGGCGAGCCCCTCCTCGAACAACGCCGCCAGGCGCTGACGGCTCTCGCGCCATTGCGCCACATCGTCGGCAGTCGGCTGGCCGTGGCGCTCGAGCAACGCGTCGCACCGCCGCTCACCCTCTTTGGCAACGGCGCTGATCTGCGACCGCTGATACGTGGCTCCCGCCCCGGCGAGTTTGTGGAAGTGCCGCTTCAGATCGGCCAACGTCGCCGCCGTGCCGCGCTCGAGGCGGTCGAGCGCCTGATCGATGTCGGCGAGACGTTCGGGCCCCCCGCGCAGGAACTCGGCCTGCAACTGACGAAAATCTTCGTCCCACGTGCTCATGTGCGCCCGGCGCGAGCGATCCTATCATTGGCAACCAGCACCGGGCACGGGCAACACGAGGGCCTTCCTCCTTCCTTCCTCCTCGTCAATCGTGATAGCGTGGCGTGTTCGGCGGGCGCCACGCGAAAGTGGCGGAACTGGCAGACGCGCCGGACTTAGGATCCGGTGGCCGGAAGGCTGTGGGGGTTCGAGTCCCCCCTTTCGCACCAGACTTCGCTCGCGTGGCGAGCTTGGTCTGGCAGGCCCTGTGGATTCACGAGCGTCGTCGCCACGCCCTTCTCCAACCCGGTCGACGGCGGTGCCGCGGGGCACGCGCCGACGATGTGTCCGATTCCCGAATCCCGATTCCCGACTTCCGAGCGAACATGAAGGTCGAACTCACCGACGTCAGCGAAACCAGGAAGACCTTGACGGTGGAAGTGCCGTCGGAGGTCGTCGCCACCGAGATCGCGCGCATCGCGCAGGACTACGCGCGCGCCGCGCGCATCCCCGGATTCCGACCCGGCAAGGCGCCGATACAGGTGGTGCGCAAACGGTTCCGCGACCAGATCCTCCACGACGTGACCCACGATCTCGTCCCGCGCGTGGTCGGCGACGCCCTGCGCGACAGGAGCATCCAGCCTGTCGACACGCCCAAGGTGCGCGACATCCAGCTCGAAGAAGGCCAGCCTCTCACCTTCTCGGCGGCCATCGAAGTGGCGCCGCACGTGGATCCGGGTGACCTCGGGACGCTTTCGGTGCAACGCCCCGACATGCCGGTGACCGACGAGGACGTCGATCAGGCGCTGTCGCGGCTCCGCGATCGCCTCGCCCGCATGGAGCCCGTCGAGGATCGCGGCGCCGAGCAGGGCGACACGGTGGTCATGCACCTCTCGCGCCGCCGGCTCACGGGGCCGCAGGGCGCCGAGATCACGCCCGAGGAACCCGAGCGCCATGAGGGCGTGTCGGCCGAAATCGGTGCCGCTGCCAACCCGCCGGGATTCGACGAGGCGCTGCTCGGCGTGACGTCCGGCACGCAGAAGACCTTCGAGATCGCGTTTCCGTCTGACTAC
The Acidobacteriota bacterium genome window above contains:
- a CDS encoding diguanylate cyclase; amino-acid sequence: MSTWDEDFRQLQAEFLRGGPERLADIDQALDRLERGTAATLADLKRHFHKLAGAGATYQRSQISAVAKEGERRCDALLERHGQPTADDVAQWRESRQRLAALFEEGLATPVVAEPTAAVVAAPVVIAETPRTGFDVLLVDENVETRRLLASVLQHEGIGVREAGTSAEARAQIDARLPDGLIVDVRLPDEPGYGVVEHARLQTDGEHVVVLMLSAAGDFLDLAEAIHAGADACYTKPAEIEAAHRKLLQMLERQQADVPRILVVEDDEDHAVFARRVLESAGYHVDVCSTPRSFAEHMATAQPELLLMDVNLPEVSGYDLARLVRQQEQHAALPILFLTSEAEMESRIRATKAGGDEHLTKPVHPALLASAVGARLERARFLKSLLHRDGLTRLLTHASFMEQVQQAIDRRARAMPAPATLVLFDVDHFKQVNDTYGHQAGDRVLATLAGSLRQHLRRTDIIGRYGGEEFGVLLDQLPIDDAQRLITRLLNEFATLDHSAGPHQHFRVTFSAGIAPYVDGFDRHTWIEAADQALYAAKKAGRNRVLIADVKQR
- a CDS encoding sodium-translocating pyrophosphatase, giving the protein MPVVRRLATSALTLAAGLLAAVPAFAQGHRPGGEANLILPNLDSAQFLGVGGHTLLLVGLLVSGLGLLFGLAIYQQLKSMPVHRSMRDVSELIYETCQTYLQQQGRFLLILWLFIGSIVLLYFGRLAHTVDPTTGADVYGFPPVKVAVILLFSLIGMAGSYGVAWFGIRVNTFANSRTAFAALEGKPYPCYAIPLKAGMSIGMALISVELLLMLVILLFVPADYAGPCFIGFAIGESLGAAALRIAGGIFTKIADIGSDLMKIVFKIKEDDARNPGVIADCVGDNAGDSVGPSADGFETYGVTGVALITFIMLAVREPIVQVQLLVWIFMMRIIMVVASGLSYFINEGMAKARYGSAATMNFEHPLTSLVMITSGVSVVLTYITSWLLIPTIGGDASLWWKLASIITCGTLAGAIIPELVKVFTSVDSGHVREVVSSSEEGGASLNILSGLVAGNFSAYWLGLTVVVLMGVGYYVSEMGLATLMVAPAVFAFGLIAFGFLGMGPVTIAVDSYGPVTDNAQSVFELSTIEAMPGISDEIRKDFGFVPSFERAKQFLEENDGAGNTFKATAKPVLIGTAVVGAATMIFSIVMVLTEGLRPELVARLSILHPPFLLGLIT
- a CDS encoding NfeD family protein; its protein translation is MVWWYWVVLGLLLAGLELATPGGFFLIFFGIGALLVGGLASVGLDGPAWVQWLMFSVLSVSALLFFRDPLLRLMQSRTAGSGDIDSLRGEVAVAMDGIPAGGLGRAQLRGTVWTARNLEPEPITPGERCLVAAVDGLTISIRREGAL
- the tig gene encoding trigger factor, with the protein product MKVELTDVSETRKTLTVEVPSEVVATEIARIAQDYARAARIPGFRPGKAPIQVVRKRFRDQILHDVTHDLVPRVVGDALRDRSIQPVDTPKVRDIQLEEGQPLTFSAAIEVAPHVDPGDLGTLSVQRPDMPVTDEDVDQALSRLRDRLARMEPVEDRGAEQGDTVVMHLSRRRLTGPQGAEITPEEPERHEGVSAEIGAAANPPGFDEALLGVTSGTQKTFEIAFPSDYEVEEMAGARVEYAVDVTALRRRVLPTLDDEFARDLGEFQTLDDLRARIRQDLEQDADRERTRRMRQQLLEQLAGRMTGEVPEGMVTREVDRRMEEFASRLMDQGVDPRQAAINWEEFRTQQQDPAVATVRSVLVLDAIATREALEVSEEELDADISGYATRAGRTLAEVKAQLAQQDQLGNIRTGLLREKAVSHAMARATIAGA
- a CDS encoding paraslipin produces the protein MIVLIIFAILVLIIVAKTAIVVPQQSAYVVERLGRYAGTLDAGFHILVPFIDVVRYKHSLKETAMDIPAQVCITRDNVQVGVDGVLYLKVLNPERASYGISDYHFAISQLAQTTLRSEVGKIDLDRTFEERTNINTQVVSEVDKATDPWGVKVLRYEIKNITPPSDVLAAMEKQMRAEREKRAVILTSEGQRDAAINTAEGAKQEVIKASEARRQQQMNEAEGEAAAIMAVARATAEGIREVAAAIQTPGGQEAVQLRVAEQYITEFGKLAKTNNTMIIPSTTSDIAGMIATAMQVSRKTA